A single Larimichthys crocea isolate SSNF chromosome VIII, L_crocea_2.0, whole genome shotgun sequence DNA region contains:
- the pnoca gene encoding prepronociceptin, translating to MKTVVALLLLCLCDRGQSDCQADCLSCSNILPKQLSFNTMVCLTECEGNVSPAFYRDFCRKVLLSPLSSLSGTVRKRSQEEVEALFPEEEQVEGGLLLPIALQRFDHMTRALGVDERDLGGKGSQLDTTYNSQDAMSLEDEYEDEAGQEEGGAAAAEVASRGQGDVGLSVSKRFGGFVKGRHGYRKLMSPGRSYQKRYGGFIGIRKSARKWNNQKRFSEFLKQYLGMSTRATEFNSVSEDLTQQNEV from the exons ATGAAGACTGTggtggctctgctgctgctctgtctgtgtgatcGTGGACAGAGTGACTGCCAGGCAGACTGCCTGTCCTGCAGCAACATCCTGCCCAAACAGCTCAGTTTCAACACTATG gTGTGTCTCACTGAGTGCGAAGGCAACGTCTCCCCAGCCTTCTACCGGGACTTCTGTCGTAAGGTGCTGTTGTCGCCACTTTCCTCCCTTAGTGGTACAGTGCGGAAAAGATctcaggaggaggtggaggcccTATTTCCTGAGGAGGAACAGGTGGAAGGAGGTCTGTTGCTGCCCATTGCATTGCAGAGGTTCGATCACATGACCCGGGCACTCGGGGTGGACGAGAGGGATCTGGGTGGCAAGGGCAGCCAGCTGGACACTACTTACAATTCCCAGGATGCCATGTCTCTTGAGGATGAGTATGAGGACGAGGCAGGGCAAGAAGAAgggggtgctgctgctgctgaggtggCATCAAGAGGACAGGGTGACGTAGGGCTGAGTGTCTCCAAGAGGTTTGGCGGTTTCGTCAAAGGGAGGCATGGCTACAGGAAGTTGATGTCTCCAGGAAGATCTTACCAGAAGAGGTATGGTGGCTTCATCGGCATTCGAAAGTCAGCACGCAAGTGGAACAACCAAAAACGTTTCAGCGAGTTCCTGAAGCAGTACCTGGGGATGAGCACTCGGGCCACTGAGTTCAACAGTGTGTCAGAAGACCTCACCCAACAGAACGAAGTTTAA